The following proteins come from a genomic window of Gynuella sunshinyii YC6258:
- a CDS encoding DUF3658 domain-containing protein, whose protein sequence is MSSIESLNQLLSQAVENLELALEETMELKRNEKNSSIQIGKLGRSIGLIREFQSLIFKQHPELAPKSVVPDEEIPELNQEQKQAIASLTPEDIKRIDEELMSFATNRFQKVANIVGLFMLQSERHEPSIPDVFYGERIKILANAGLLESQGNLKFMRYSEVRIAKT, encoded by the coding sequence ATGTCATCGATTGAATCGCTAAACCAATTGCTGTCCCAGGCTGTTGAAAATCTTGAATTGGCTCTCGAAGAAACAATGGAGCTAAAACGAAATGAAAAAAATTCGAGTATTCAAATTGGAAAGCTCGGCAGGTCGATTGGCCTTATCCGTGAATTTCAGAGCCTAATTTTTAAACAACACCCTGAATTAGCACCGAAGTCTGTGGTTCCAGATGAGGAAATACCGGAATTAAATCAGGAACAGAAACAAGCCATTGCCAGTTTAACTCCTGAAGACATTAAGCGAATTGATGAAGAATTAATGTCATTTGCAACTAATCGATTTCAAAAAGTTGCAAACATAGTTGGTCTATTTATGCTGCAGTCCGAGCGGCACGAGCCTTCCATTCCGGATGTATTCTACGGCGAAAGAATAAAAATATTGGCAAATGCAGGGTTGCTCGAATCACAGGGCAACTTGAAGTTCATGCGATATAGTGAAGTTCGTATCGCGAAAACATAA
- a CDS encoding GNAT family N-acetyltransferase, which produces MNIREFDYQNDISLYVSGDIEAFKESFPGITIPSILKSEIEHGFKSFCINDFNCAYTAVENEKPVGFVVVSIHYFYMIPQGYIESIYVDSDHRGNGISHELINKATEWARSKGANTIRLDVSLTNEIAISAYQKNGFIQTRIQMEKFT; this is translated from the coding sequence ATGAACATAAGGGAATTTGATTATCAGAATGATATCTCTTTATATGTCAGTGGAGATATAGAAGCGTTTAAAGAATCGTTTCCAGGTATAACTATTCCCAGTATTTTGAAATCTGAGATTGAGCACGGATTTAAGAGTTTTTGTATTAACGACTTCAATTGTGCATATACTGCGGTTGAGAATGAAAAACCTGTAGGTTTTGTAGTTGTTTCGATCCACTATTTCTACATGATTCCTCAGGGTTATATCGAGTCGATCTACGTGGATTCCGATCATAGAGGTAATGGAATTTCACATGAGTTAATTAATAAAGCTACAGAATGGGCTCGCAGTAAGGGCGCAAATACTATAAGACTGGATGTGTCTTTAACTAATGAGATAGCTATTTCAGCCTACCAAAAAAACGGATTTATTCAAACCAGAATTCAGATGGAGAAGTTCACCTGA
- a CDS encoding DUF7660 family protein, with the protein MMKLHDLIEIVDDENSFLAFVEALKKDRENAIALEKKNPSSPHDSDAGGWENVTIESFLEAAHAWAIDSDFGASQGLSSDNIWKKMATFLYCGKIYE; encoded by the coding sequence ATGATGAAATTACATGATCTGATTGAAATAGTTGATGACGAAAATTCGTTTTTAGCTTTTGTTGAAGCACTCAAGAAAGATCGTGAGAATGCAATCGCTTTGGAGAAAAAAAACCCGAGCAGTCCCCACGATAGCGATGCAGGTGGCTGGGAAAATGTGACAATTGAGTCATTCCTGGAAGCGGCTCATGCATGGGCAATCGATTCAGATTTTGGTGCATCACAAGGGCTATCGAGTGACAATATCTGGAAAAAAATGGCAACATTTCTATATTGTGGAAAAATTTACGAGTAA
- a CDS encoding DUF1801 domain-containing protein, producing MNADVQEKFDSYPTQIKPLILQLREIVFSVAEDLSLGEIDETLKWGEPSYQVKTGTPVRMDWKAKYPNQYFLFFQCQTKLVDTFRELYAEDLEFQDNRAIVLNVNSALPKKAIRHCIELAMKYKSIRHLPLLGS from the coding sequence ATGAACGCTGATGTTCAAGAAAAGTTTGATAGCTACCCAACGCAAATTAAGCCTCTTATTCTTCAGTTGAGAGAAATCGTATTTAGTGTTGCAGAAGATCTGAGCTTGGGTGAAATCGATGAGACCTTGAAATGGGGAGAACCAAGCTACCAAGTTAAAACCGGGACTCCTGTGCGAATGGACTGGAAAGCCAAATACCCGAATCAATATTTTCTATTCTTTCAGTGTCAAACAAAGCTCGTCGATACATTTCGTGAGTTGTATGCAGAAGATTTGGAATTTCAGGACAATCGCGCTATCGTGCTAAATGTAAACAGCGCTTTACCCAAAAAAGCCATTCGCCATTGCATTGAGTTAGCCATGAAATACAAGAGTATTCGGCATTTGCCGTTACTGGGTTCATAG